From Nymphaea colorata isolate Beijing-Zhang1983 chromosome 6, ASM883128v2, whole genome shotgun sequence, a single genomic window includes:
- the LOC116256133 gene encoding serine/threonine protein phosphatase 2A 57 kDa regulatory subunit B' beta isoform-like produces MFTKIMGKRGSRKPSKSDPNESAVFHLSANSSSGHFVSASVSNPTSISTSNVTVNNNVIRSNAATQVGGDRVLATTPSSAGAIELLPLFREVPVSDRQNLFMRKLQICSIIFDFSDTFKFVREKETKRQTLLEFVDFIQSGSGKMTEPMQEELIRMISVNIFRCLPPASYENTGSDTADPEEEDTFLEPAWPHLQIVYDLLLRYVVSSDTDTKIAKRYIDHSFVLKLLDLFDSEDMRERDYLKTILHRIYGKFMVHRPFIRKAINNIFYRFIFETERHSGIGELLEILGSIINGFALPMKEEHKLFLVRALIPLHKPKSVSVYHQQLSYCITQFVEKDYKLADIVIRGLLKYWPVINCQKEVLFLNELEEVLEATQSAEFQRCMVPLFRQIGRCLNSSHFQVAERALFLWNNDHIVSLIAQNRSVIFPIIFEALEKNIQSHWNQAVHGLTLNVRKMFLEMDNELFLECERQYLEKEANAKELEEQRQSMWKRLEAEVAAKSRNEEMVLVN; encoded by the exons ATGTTTACCAAGATAATGGGCAAGCGGGGAAGCCGCAAGCCCtcgaaatcagatccaaatgaGTCGGCGGTGTTCCACTTGTCTGCAAATTCTTCTTCGGGCCATTTTGTTTCCGCTTCAGTTTCCAACCCAACCAGCATTTCGACGTCTAACGTCACTGTGAATAATAATGTAATTCGAAGCAATGCAGCTACTCAAGTGGGTGGGGATAGAGTTCTGGCCACCACGCCTTCTTCTGCAGGAGCCATCGAATTGCTTCCACTTTTCAGAGAAGTTCCAGTCTCTGATCGGCAGAATCTGTTCATGAGAAAGCTTCAGATTTGTTCTATAATTTTCGATTTCTCAGATACTTTCAAATTtgttagagagaaagagactaaAAGGCAGACGTTGCTTGAGTTCGTCGATTTCATTCAGTCAGGTTCAGGGAAAATGACGGAGCCCATGCAAGAAGAACTAATCAGGATGATTTCTGTTAATATATTTCGATGCTTACCTCCTGCTTCTTATGAGAACACTGGATCAGATACTGCTGATCCTGAGGAAGAGGACACTTTTCTTGAGCCAGCATGGCCACACTTACAGATTGTTTATGATCTTCTTTTACGATATGTTGTTTCTTCAGACACTGATACTAAGATTGCTAAAAGGTATATAGACCACTCTTTTGTTCTGAAACTGCTTGATTTGTTTGATTCAGAGGATATGCGTGAAAGGGACTATTTAAAAACCATTCTTCACCGCATATATGGAAAGTTCATGGTCCACCGTCCCTTCATAAGGAAGGCAATCAACAATATCTTTTATAGATTTATATTTGAGACGGAGAGGCACAGTGGGATTGGTGAGCTTTTGGAGATTCTTGGAAGCATAATAAATGGGTTTGCGTTGCCAATGAAAGAGGAACATAAGCTGTTCCTGGTACGGGCTCTTATCCCACTTCACAAGCCTAAATCGGTTTCAGTGTATCATCAACAACTATCATATTGCATAACCCAATTTGTCGAGAAAGATTATAAGCTTGCAGACATAGTAATTAGGGGACTGTTGAAGTACTGGCCTGTCATTAATTGTCAGAAGGAGGTGCTTTTTCTGAACGAGTTGGAGGAAGTTCTTGAGGCAACACAATCTGCAGAGTTCCAGCGCTGCATGGTCCCACTTTTTAGACAAATAGGCCGCTGCTTAAATAGTTCACATTTTCAG GTAGCAGAACGTGCCCTTTTCCTGTGGAACAATGATCACATAGTCAGTCTGATAGCTCAGAACCGTAGTGTGATTTTCCCTATCATCTTCGAAGCACTGGAGAAAAACATACAATCTCACTGGAATCAAGCAGTTCATGGTTTGACTCTTAATGTCCGGAAAATGTTCTTGGAGATGGACAATGAGCTTTTCCTTGAGTGCGAACGACAGTATCTGGAGAAAGAAGCAAATGCAAAGGAGTTAGAAGAACAGCGTCAGTCGATGTGGAAGAGACTGGAGGCTGAAGTAGCTGCGAAgtcaagaaatgaagaaatggtgCTCGTAAATTAA
- the LOC116256406 gene encoding putative transcription elongation factor SPT5 homolog 1 produces the protein MARRYDDDEEEEELEEEEEEVAEEDDEDYEELDEEGDGKRKRKYRRSEFIDDVAEEDDDEEEEEDERPRKRKSRPASQFFDDIAAVASDDDEEEEEGEEDFINDVGTDLPEEEGRAMHRRPFLPREDEQDVEDLERLIQEKYGRSAQSEYDEETTDVEQQALLPSVKDPKLWMVKCAIGHEREVAVCLMQKYLDLQSQGNDLQIRSVIALDHLKNYIYVEADREAHVKEAIKGLRNIFSSSKVMLVPIKEMTDVLSVESKSVELSKDKWVRVKLGTYKGDLAKVVDVDNVRQRVTIKLLPRIDLQALANKLEGKEVGKKKTFVPPPRRINMREIREMNFPVERKWDPVTGLHFETVDNNMIKDGYLYKVVSVKSITSQISQPTLDELEKFGKSGDDASGDMASLSSLFANRKKGHFVKGDAVVVVQGDLINLKGRVEKVEEDNVHIRANIAGLPETLCLKERELCKYFEPGDHVKVVTGAHEGATGMVIKTEGHNIIIISDTTKEDIKVFSDHVVASSEVTSGLTKLGNYELHDLVLLDDKNFGVIIRVESEAFHVLKGIPDRAEVVLIRLREIKDKIEKRMNAQDKAMNTVSPKDVVRICDGPCRGKQGPVEHIYKGVLFIHDRHHLENAGYICVKSQSCVLVGGSRGGIDMNGKNHVVSRFNSLRASPNVLQSPRRPPRGPSADFGGGRNRGGRGRPDSLIGTTVKIHKGPYKGYRGRVKDVHGTSVRVELDSIMKVVSVDRDQISDTAAVATPYRDSHRYGLGSETPMHPSRTPMHPTMTPMRDPGATPIHDGMRTPMRDRAWNPYAPMSPARDNWEDGNPGSWGSAASPRYQPGTPARPYEAPTPGSGWAPTPAANFAEAGTPRESTSAYANAPSPYLPSTPGGQPMTPSSAAYLPGTPGGQPMTPGNVGLDMMSPAIGGEGEGQWFLPDILVNVRKSGDDPQIGVVREVLMDGSCKVSLGASGNREMVTAHPTDLEIIVPKKNDRIKIMSGSQRGVTGKLIGIDGTDGIVKVDDTLDIKILDMVILAKLAPQ, from the exons ATGGCGAGGCGTTATGACGACgacgaagaagaggaagagctggaggaggaggaagaagaagtagcGGAGGAGGATGATGAGGACTATGAGGAGCTGGATGAGGAAGGCGAcggaaagaggaaaaggaagtaCAGGAGATCTGAATTCATCGACGATGTTGCCGAGGAGGAcgatgatgaggaagaggaggaggacgaaCGGCCGCGCAAGCGGAAGAGCCGCCCGGCGTCGCAGTTCTTCGACGATATCGCAGCCGTTGCCAGTGACGacgatgaggaggaggaagaaggggaggaag ATTTTATCAATGATGTGGGAACTGATTTGcctgaagaagaaggaagagcaATGCACCGTCGCCCTTTTCTACCAAGGGAGGATGAACAAGATGTTGAAGATCTTGAAAGATTAATTCAGGAAAAATATGGTCGTTCTGCTCAGTctgaatatgatgaagaaacAACAGATGTCGAGCAGCAGGCTCTCTTACCGTCAGTCAAGGATCCAAAACTGTGGATGGTTAAATGCGCT ATTGGTCATGAACGGGAGGTAGCTGTTTGCCTTATGCAAAAGTATCTTGATTTACAGTCTCAAGGAAATGACTTGCAGATAAGATCAGTGATTGCCTTAGATCATCTTAAAAATTACATCTATGTAGAAGCTGATAGAGAAGCACATGTCAAGGAA GCGATCAAAGGGCTTCGTAACATATTTTCCAGTTCCAAAGTGATGCTTGTtccaataaaagaaatgacCGATGTACTTTCTGTTGAAAGTAAATCTGTTGAGCTGTCAAAGGACAAATGGGTCCGTGTTAAACTTGGAACTTACAAAGGGGACCTAGCAAAG GTTGTTGATGTGGACAATGTACGCCAGAGAGTTACCATTAAGCTTTTACCTAGGATTGATTTACAGGCTTTGGCCAACAAATTG GAAGGCAAAGAAGTTGGGAAGAAAAAGACGTTTGTTCCACCTCCACGTCGCATCAATATGCGTGAAATTAG GGAGATGAACTTTCCTGTTGAGCGCAAATGGGATCCAGTTACTGGCTTGCATTTCGAGACAGTTGACAATAATATGATTAAAGATGGTTATCTTTACAAAGTTGTATCAGTTAAGTCAATTACTTCTCAGATCAGCCAGCCTACTTTGGATGAGCTGGAGAAATTTGGAAAGTCTGGAGATGATGCAAGTGGTGACATGGCTAGCTTGTCTAGCTTATTCGCAAACAGGAAAAAAGGTCATTTTGTGAAAGGTGATGCAGTTGTTGTTGTTCAAGGAGATTTAATAAATTTGAAGGGACGGGTTGAGAAAGTAGAGGAAGATAATGTCCACATAAGAGCAAATATAGCTGGATTGCCA GAAACATTATGCCTCAAGGAGAGAGAGCTCTGTAAGTATTTTGAGCCTGGTGATCATGTAAAAGTGGTGACAGGTGCTCATGAAGGGGCTACTGGTATGGTGATCAAAACTGAAGGACATAATATTATTATCATATCAGACACAACAAAGGAGGAT ATAAAAGTGTTTTCAGACCATGTTGTTGCAAGCTCAGAAGTGACTTCAGGCCTCACTAAACTTGGAAATTATGAGCTCCATGATCTTGTTCTACTAGA TGACAAAAACTTTGGTGTGATTATACGTGTGGAAAGTGAAGCATTCCAT GTTCTCAAAGGGATACCGGACCGGGCTGAGGTAGTTCTTATTCGATTGAGggaaataaaagataaaattgaAAAGCGGATGAATGCTCAGGATAAGGCAATGAACACAGTTTCTCCAAAAGATGTTGTTAGGATCTGTGATGGTCCATGTCGT gGGAAGCAAGGTCCGGTTGAGCATATATATAAAGGAGTCCTTTTTATACATGACCGACATCATCTTGAAAATGCTGGTTATATTTGTGTTAAGTCCCAGTCGTGTGTTCTAGTTGGCGGATCACGTGGAGGCATTGACATGAAT GGGAAAAATCATGTGGTGAGCAGATTTAATAGTCTGAGAGCTTCTCCCAATGTCCTGCAGTCTCCAAGGAGGCCACCAAGAGGACCTTCTGCAGATT TTGGTGGTGGAAGAAACCGAGGTGGGAGAGGGAGACCTGACTCCCTAATAGGCACCACTGTCAAGATCCACAAAGGTCCCTATAAAGGATACCGTGGACGTGTTAAAGATGTTCATGGAACTTCCGTGCGGGTTGAACTGGACTCTATAATGAAAGTTGTTTCAG TTGACCGTGATCAGATTTCTGATACCGCGGCTGTTGCAACACCATACCG TGATTCACATCGTTATGGATTGGGAAGTGAGACACCTATGCATCCTTCACGGACACCAATGCATCCAACTATGACACCCATGCGGGACCCCGGAG CAACACCCATACATGATGGCATGCGGACACCGATGCGCGACCGTGCTTGGAATCCTTATGCACCAATGAGTCCTGCAAG GGACAACTGGGAAGATGGAAATCCAGGATCTTGGGGAAGTGCTGCTAGCCCTCGCTATCAG CCAGGAACTCCTGCACGACCTTACGAAGCACCGACTCCTGGTTCAGGTTGGGCGCCTACTCCAGCTGCTAATTTTGCTGAAGCTGGGACGCCAAGAGAAAGCACCTCTGCTTATG CAAATGCACCAAGCCCGTACTTGCCATCCACTCCTGGTGGGCAGCCGATGACTCCCAGTTCTGCAGCATATCTTCCAGGCACTCCTGGTGGACAGCCAATGACACCTGGAAACGTTGGATTGGATATGATGTCTCCTGCAATAG gtggagaaggagaaggacaGTGGTTTTTGCCTGACATATTAGTAAATGTTCGGAAATCTGGGGATGATCCTCAAATTGGAGTTGTGAGGGAGGTGCTCATG GACGGATCTTGCAAAGTTTCTTTAGGGGCATCTGGTAACAGAGAGATGGTGACTGCTCATCCAACAGATCTAGAGATTATTGTGCCAAAGAAGAATGACAGAATAAAGATAATGAGTGGTTCACAGCGTGGAGTCACTGGAAAGCTTATTGGTATTGATGGAACTGATGGAATCGTGAAAGTGGATGACACGCTTGAcatcaagattttggatatggTTATTCTTGCCAAGTTGGCGCCACAGTAA